A stretch of the candidate division WOR-3 bacterium genome encodes the following:
- the amrS gene encoding AmmeMemoRadiSam system radical SAM enzyme, which translates to MKTASHWRRDEKAAGRVVCVLCPHECAIAEGKAGRCLGRKNIGGELVAASYGEVVSIAVDPVEKKPLYHFLPGSEILSVATYGCNLRCPFCQNAEISQQVTPSRHVEPDELLALAKRHGTPSVAYTYNEPCIWFEYLIDAGKLMQGAGIRNVLVTNGMLNPEPLAELLPIVSAINIDLKSIRPEFYRDYVRGDLDTVLDTIRTAARACHVELTNLLIPGRNDSPAEIAELVDFVAGLGRGTVLHFSRYFPRHEETEPPTPTGKLAEAAAIARTKLDYVYLGNVATQAEDRDTFCPKCRSRLVERSGYAGRVVGIKEGHCANCGRRADFVLADSEARSPKPA; encoded by the coding sequence GTGAAGACCGCCAGTCATTGGAGGCGTGATGAGAAGGCAGCAGGGCGGGTTGTGTGCGTGCTCTGCCCGCATGAGTGCGCAATTGCCGAGGGCAAGGCTGGGCGGTGTCTCGGGCGGAAGAACATCGGAGGGGAGCTGGTGGCCGCGAGCTACGGTGAGGTAGTCTCGATTGCCGTTGACCCGGTTGAGAAGAAGCCGCTCTACCATTTCCTGCCCGGAAGCGAAATCCTGTCGGTCGCAACCTACGGGTGCAATCTTCGCTGTCCGTTCTGCCAGAATGCCGAGATATCGCAGCAGGTGACGCCGTCGCGGCACGTCGAGCCGGATGAGCTGCTTGCATTGGCGAAGCGCCACGGTACTCCTTCAGTAGCCTATACCTACAACGAGCCCTGTATCTGGTTTGAGTACCTGATAGACGCGGGCAAGTTGATGCAGGGGGCGGGAATCAGGAACGTGCTCGTGACCAATGGGATGCTCAACCCTGAGCCTTTGGCCGAACTGCTGCCGATTGTATCGGCGATCAACATCGACCTGAAGTCGATCCGGCCGGAGTTCTATCGCGACTATGTCAGAGGCGACCTTGATACCGTGCTAGACACCATCCGCACCGCGGCCAGGGCATGCCATGTCGAACTGACCAACCTGTTGATACCGGGGCGGAACGATTCGCCGGCGGAGATCGCCGAGCTTGTTGACTTTGTGGCGGGCCTCGGGCGCGGAACCGTGCTTCACTTCTCGCGCTACTTCCCGCGGCACGAGGAGACCGAGCCGCCGACGCCGACAGGGAAGCTGGCGGAAGCGGCGGCAATCGCCCGCACGAAGCTCGACTACGTCTATCTCGGCAACGTGGCGACCCAGGCCGAGGACCGGGACACGTTCTGCCCGAAATGCCGGAGCCGGCTGGTGGAACGGAGCGGGTATGCCGGCCGCGTCGTCGGCATCAAGGAAGGGCATTGCGCCAACTGCGGACGACGAGCGGACTTCGTTCTCGCCGACTCGGAAGCTCGAAGTCCGAAACCCGCATGA
- a CDS encoding T9SS type A sorting domain-containing protein produces HMVGDSNPANNLVTRTVYTTAWVRRADIPPQWKKRKVKSAALAYATTTDKVYAMKGSGSTDFWVYDRGTDVWDTLAPMPTTPSGKKPRDGVSFAFDPDHGTQGRIWAIKASGTPDFYYYDIANDSWVSKRSMVVTYRDLPYSNRTYRAPRRGSAIAYAAEAGTQGSVYGMPGNATNYFWRYDIAKDSWFYPHDSVYAERNGVPYYKYIPLDIPGGPFGIRCRYGSDMAYLSAYNRVYVLKGSGTVEAYGFSHLANAWNETLDMNTLYGYRNRRVKMGGALAGLGDRLYALKGGNTQQFWHYNFASDSWKQNTDLPVAASGRRVKVKRGARLAGADSTIFCLKGSSTYEFWEYGPGSDTVPVLAGPQPNREGVMAEVSGLDLSKPWLTAYPNPARLGLNISYNVTSTAPTRLRVYDAAGKVVARLWDATRSRGQYVTHWSGLAADGRQVPAGIYFAKLESGDTRLTQKLVIQR; encoded by the coding sequence CACATGGTCGGCGACTCCAACCCGGCCAACAACCTCGTCACCAGGACCGTCTACACCACCGCCTGGGTGCGCAGGGCTGATATCCCACCGCAGTGGAAGAAGCGCAAGGTCAAGAGTGCTGCCCTGGCATACGCCACAACCACAGACAAGGTCTATGCCATGAAGGGGAGCGGCTCGACCGATTTCTGGGTCTACGACCGTGGCACTGACGTTTGGGACACGCTCGCGCCCATGCCCACCACCCCGTCCGGCAAGAAACCGCGCGATGGCGTCAGCTTCGCCTTCGATCCGGATCACGGGACACAGGGCCGCATCTGGGCGATCAAGGCCAGCGGCACGCCCGACTTCTACTACTACGACATCGCCAACGATTCCTGGGTGAGCAAACGGAGCATGGTCGTGACCTACCGCGACCTGCCCTACAGCAACCGGACATACCGGGCGCCGCGCCGCGGCTCGGCGATCGCGTACGCCGCCGAGGCCGGCACACAGGGCTCGGTCTACGGTATGCCGGGCAACGCCACGAACTACTTCTGGCGGTACGACATCGCCAAGGACTCCTGGTTCTACCCGCACGACTCGGTATACGCCGAGCGCAATGGCGTCCCGTACTACAAGTACATACCGCTCGACATCCCGGGCGGCCCGTTCGGTATTCGCTGCCGGTATGGCTCCGATATGGCCTACCTCAGCGCCTACAACCGGGTTTACGTGCTGAAGGGTTCGGGCACGGTCGAGGCCTACGGCTTCTCCCACCTCGCCAACGCGTGGAACGAGACCCTCGACATGAACACCCTCTATGGATACCGCAACCGTCGCGTCAAGATGGGCGGCGCGCTCGCCGGCCTCGGCGACCGGCTCTACGCGCTGAAGGGCGGCAACACCCAGCAGTTCTGGCACTACAACTTCGCGTCGGATTCCTGGAAACAGAACACGGACCTGCCGGTGGCCGCGAGCGGCCGCCGGGTCAAGGTCAAGAGAGGGGCGCGGCTGGCCGGCGCCGACTCGACCATCTTCTGCCTGAAAGGTTCGAGCACCTACGAGTTCTGGGAGTACGGCCCGGGTTCCGACACCGTACCGGTCCTCGCTGGGCCTCAGCCGAACCGCGAAGGCGTGATGGCCGAGGTCAGCGGTCTCGACCTGTCGAAGCCCTGGCTCACTGCCTACCCGAACCCTGCGCGCCTCGGCCTGAACATCAGTTACAACGTAACGAGTACCGCGCCCACTCGCCTGCGAGTCTACGACGCGGCAGGCAAGGTGGTTGCGCGTCTCTGGGATGCCACCCGTTCGCGCGGGCAGTATGTGACCCACTGGAGCGGACTGGCGGCTGACGGCAGACAGGTGCCGGCGGGGATCTACTTCGCCAAGCTTGAGAGTGGCGATACCCGCCTGACTCAGAAGCTCGTCATCCAGCGCTAG
- a CDS encoding DUF4321 domain-containing protein, with translation MALNSRPLHAGGRSIGLLVLAVVVAGIVGSVVSYFMAGVFPHGPVRDFFFKSLAIGIPTFSLDLGFATLTFGLSFAVTTVAVLLVVLAVYLWYKY, from the coding sequence ATGGCTCTGAACAGCCGGCCTTTGCATGCTGGCGGACGATCAATCGGGCTTCTGGTGCTGGCGGTCGTTGTGGCCGGTATTGTCGGTAGCGTCGTGTCGTACTTCATGGCCGGGGTTTTCCCGCACGGGCCGGTGCGGGACTTCTTCTTCAAGTCGCTCGCCATCGGCATTCCCACCTTTTCGCTAGACCTTGGATTCGCAACTCTGACTTTCGGGCTGTCGTTCGCAGTCACGACCGTCGCCGTGCTGTTGGTAGTACTGGCGGTCTATCTTTGGTACAAGTACTGA